TGTGGCGTTGGCAAGGGCTTTTGCTGCAGAGAGCAGGCCTTTGGATACGGTTGCCTCTGCTTCGGCGCTAATTTGCCCGCCGAGCGAGCTGCCCAGCTTAGCGGCGGCCTCGGCGAGCGCGCGAGTTGCGTCGTGCAACTGCTCTTCCGCACCGTTGGGTTCCCGCTTTGGGCTCTTTTTCGCCATATAGACGACGATACCACGTTCAAATACCGAAGGGTATCCAACACTTTGCGTATCTGATACTGTTTGGTATTGAGATTCCGATTGGTATCTCAATACGGTATCCAAACCATCATCGCGGCAACCGTTTCCCCCTAATCACGGCCGAACGGCCACCACATACGAAAGGAGCAGCGGTGACAACGCCAATACTCGCCATCAGCTCGCTCAGCAAGAAATACCCTGGAAAACGCGGGACAACAGCCAATAAGAGCGTCGATTTGACGGTCCAGCCTGGCCGAGTCGTTGGGCTACTCGGACACAACGGCGCGGGAAAGACCACACTCGTCAACCAGGTTGTTGGCCTCCTCAAGCCAGATTCGGGCACCATCCACCTTGGCAACCTCGATGCCGTTGCGCACCCGTCTCGGGCGAGGGAACTCGTCTCGGTTCAAGCCCAGGCAAACGTGCCCATTACCGGGCTTAAGCCCCGCACAGCCATCGAGCTCGTAGGGCGCCTTCGGGGCGGCGAAAAAACGGCAGTTGCCATGCGCGCTCAAGAACTCATCGACGCTCTCGATCTCAATGAATGGGCCGATGTTCCCGCCGAGAAGATCTCGGGAGGCATCGCACGACTCACGGCATTCTGCATGGCGGCCGTAGTTCCGGGCAAGCTCGTGATCCTTGACGAACCAACCAACGATGTTGATCCGGTGCGGCGCCGACTGCTCTGGGGCGTCATCCGATCGATTGCGGATACGGGCGCAGGCATCCTGCTAGTCACACACAACGTTCGTGAAGCCGAGCGCGCGGTTGACGACCTGGTCGTCCTCGACAGCGGCGCGGTCATTGCCGCTGGAACCCCTGCAACCCTCACGGCACACATGCGAAACACCCTGCAACTTGACCTCGATTTTGCCACCCCACCGGCGCTGCCAGCAGGCCTGGGTCTGACGCAGCTCTCACAGACCCACGGCGTGGCTTCGATTCCAACAGAACGGGCAGCAGAAGCCGTCGCATGGGCCCACTCGTCTGTTGGGCGCGGCAAAATCGACAGATTCTCACTGACCGCCGCATCGCTCGAAGACCTCTACGTTGAGCTTGTTGGCCACACAGCAGACTCAGCAAACACACCCCCAGCAACTTCAGCCACAAAGGAGGCCGCCCGATGAGCACCCTCACGGCACACCACCAGCCCAACCCAAACGTTCCGAAACGGCCGGCCGCTTCAGCGCTCTCGGAGGGGGCGACAAAGACCAACGCGTTCCGCTCCTACCGGCTCATGCTCATCTGGCAGCTGCGCCGCCAATCGCAGTACCTGCCGCTGCTCATCGTTGTGCAGTCGGCGCTAGCCGTCGCAACCGTCATCGGCTACGGGATGCTCATCGGCGACGTTGCCCCCGCAGCGGCGCTGTTCCTTGCCACAGGCGCACCAACGATCACGCTTGTGTCCGTTGGGTTTGTTATGACCCCACAAATGATGTCCCAGTCAAAAACAGAGGGCAGCGCCGACTGGATGAACACCCTTCCGGTCCCCCGGCTGGTGTTTCTTGCCGCCGACCTCACCGTTTGGACGTTTATCGCGCTTCCTGGAGTTGTGCTCGCAATTGTTGCCGGCGTCTGGCGCTACGACCTTGAGCTTTCGGTTGCCTGGTGGATCGTGCCAGCTTCGCTGCTCATCTCACTTACGGCTGCATCCATCGGATACGCCATGGCTGCCCTGCTGCCGCCGATGGTCGCCATGCTGCTCACCCAGCTGCTTATCTTCATCCTGCTGCTGTTCTCACCCATCAGTTTCCCCGCGAGTAACCTGCCGGCCTGGCTGCAGACGGTACACGAGTGGCTGCCCATCCAGCCGATGGCCGACCTCATGCGGGCAGGCCTCGCCCAGGATGCCTTCTCAATCAGCACTGGCGCGGTTATCACGCTCATCGTCTGGTGCGCTGCCTCGGTTGCTGCGGCAGGGTGGGCGCTGTCCCGTCGACGCTAGCTCGCCGGCATCGTCAAAAGCCTTGCCGGATTGGCCACGAGGATGCGCTCGGTTGCCTCGGCCCCGAGCGCGTCCTCAAGCCTCGGTACAAAGCGACGCCCAACATAGTCGAGCCCAGGCAATCCACCGTAGGAACGGTAGCGTGATGCCCTCGCGACATCGCCGCCGAGCAGAAGCCGATCGGCCCCTGCTTGCGACACTACCCGCGCGAGGCAGTCAAGGATGGCCTCGTCCGGCGCCTCTCGGTGCCTGGCGGGGCCGTCATAGCCGAGATACAGCCCGGAGGCGATGAGGT
The DNA window shown above is from Lysinibacter cavernae and carries:
- a CDS encoding ATP-binding cassette domain-containing protein, which codes for MTTPILAISSLSKKYPGKRGTTANKSVDLTVQPGRVVGLLGHNGAGKTTLVNQVVGLLKPDSGTIHLGNLDAVAHPSRARELVSVQAQANVPITGLKPRTAIELVGRLRGGEKTAVAMRAQELIDALDLNEWADVPAEKISGGIARLTAFCMAAVVPGKLVILDEPTNDVDPVRRRLLWGVIRSIADTGAGILLVTHNVREAERAVDDLVVLDSGAVIAAGTPATLTAHMRNTLQLDLDFATPPALPAGLGLTQLSQTHGVASIPTERAAEAVAWAHSSVGRGKIDRFSLTAASLEDLYVELVGHTADSANTPPATSATKEAAR
- a CDS encoding ABC transporter permease, with product MSTLTAHHQPNPNVPKRPAASALSEGATKTNAFRSYRLMLIWQLRRQSQYLPLLIVVQSALAVATVIGYGMLIGDVAPAAALFLATGAPTITLVSVGFVMTPQMMSQSKTEGSADWMNTLPVPRLVFLAADLTVWTFIALPGVVLAIVAGVWRYDLELSVAWWIVPASLLISLTAASIGYAMAALLPPMVAMLLTQLLIFILLLFSPISFPASNLPAWLQTVHEWLPIQPMADLMRAGLAQDAFSISTGAVITLIVWCAASVAAAGWALSRRR